A part of Rhinoderma darwinii isolate aRhiDar2 chromosome 1, aRhiDar2.hap1, whole genome shotgun sequence genomic DNA contains:
- the LOC142695202 gene encoding gastrula zinc finger protein XlCGF66.1-like codes for MFSSTTFFLLKDPPKMDKDRNEMSRRILDFTLEIIYLLSGEEYTIVKKTSGDCTTPIIHESGGWSSSQSPITGPPPHSRMHEKKILELIYKMTELLTGEVPIRCQDVTVYFSMEEWEYLEGHKDLYEEVMMENYRPRTSQDFC; via the exons atgttctcctccacaacgttctttCTCCTGAAAGACCCACCaaagatggacaaggacaggaatgagatgagcagaagaatattagacttcaccttggagatcatctacctgttgagcggagag gagtacaccatagtgaagaagacatcgggtgactgtacgactcccatcatccatgagtcaggaggatggagcagtagtcagagccccatcacagggcctccccctcactcccggatgcatgagaagaagatcttagaacttatctacaagatgacggagctgctgactggagag gttcctataaggtgtcaggatgtcactgtctatttctccatggaggagtgggagtatctagaaggacacaaggatctgtacgaggaggtcatgatggagaactaccggccgcgcacatcacaag ACTTCTGTTAA